In Paramormyrops kingsleyae isolate MSU_618 chromosome 13, PKINGS_0.4, whole genome shotgun sequence, a single window of DNA contains:
- the cat gene encoding catalase: protein MAENREKATDQMKLWKENRGSQRPETLTTGAGIPVGDKLNEQTAGPRGPLLVQDVVFTDEMAHFDRERIPERVVHAKGAGAFGYFEVTHDITRYCKAKVFEYVGKTTPLAVRFSTVAGESGSADTVRDPRGFAVKLYTEEGNWDLTGNNTPIFFLRDALLFPSFIHSQKRNPQTHLKDPDMVWDFWSLRPESLHQVSFLFSDRGIPDGYRHMNGYGSHAFKLINSEGQAVYCKFHYKTDQGIKNLRAEDADRLASTDPDYAISDLYNAIANGNCPSWTFYIQVMTFEQAEKFRWNPFDLTKIWPHKEYPLIPVGKIVLNRNPVNYFAEVEQLAFDPSNMPPGIEPSPDKMLQGRLFSYPDTHRHRLGANYLQLPVNCPFRARVANYQRDGPMCMFDNQGGAPNYYPNSFSAPDAQPRFLESKFKVSPDVGRYNSADEDNVTQVRNFYTQVLNEDERQRLCQNMAGHLKGAQLFIQKRTVQNLMAVHPDYGNRVQTLLDKHNAEAKKNAVHVYTQGGASTVAAASKM from the exons ATGGCCGAGAACAGGGAGAAAGCCACCGACCAGATGAAGCTTTGGAAGGAGAACCGCGGCTCTCAG CGACCAGAGACCCTAACGACAGGGGCCGGCATTCCTGTGGGAGACAAGTTAAACGAACAGACTGcagggccccggggcccccTTCTGGTACAGGATGTGGTGTTCACTGATGAGATGGCGCACTTTGACCGCGAGCGCATCCCAGAGAGGGTGGTGCATGCAAAGGGTGCTG GGGCGTTCGGATACTTCGAGGTCACCCACGATATCACCCGCTACTGCAAGGCCAAGGTGTTTGAGTACGTGGGCAAAACGACCCCCCTCGCCGTTCGCTTCTCCACCGTGG CTGGGGAGTCCGGATCTGCAGACACGGTGCGAGACCCACGCGGCTTCGCTGTGAAGCTTTACACCGAGGAGGGTAACTGGGACCTCACCGGAAACAACACCCCGATTTTTTTCCTCCGGGATGCGCTGCTG TTCCCGTCCTTCATCCATTCTCAGAAGCGCAACCCTCAGACCCACCTGAAGGACCCTGACATGGTGTGGGACTTCTGGAGTCTTCGGCCTGAGTCTCTCCACCAG GTGTCCTTCCTATTCAGCGACCGCGGCATTCCTGATGGCTACCGCCACATGAACGGTTATGGCTCCCACGCCTTCAAGCTGATCAATTCTGAGGGCCAGGCAGTCTACTGCAAGTTCCATTACAAG ACTGACCAGGGGATTAAGAACCTGCGAGCGGAAGATGCGGACCGTCTGGCATCCACTGACCCCGACTATGCCATCAGTGACCTATATAATGCCATCGCCAATGGCAACTGCCCTTCCTGGACTTTCTACATCCAAGTCATGACCTTTGAGCAAGCCGAGAAGTTTCGGTGGAATCCTTTCGACTTGACCAAG ATTTGGCCCCACAAGGAATACCCGCTCATACCTGTAGGCAAGATCGTGCTGAACCGCAACCCTGTGAACTATTTTGCCGAAGTGGAACAGCTGGCTTTTGACCCCAGCAACATGCCCCCGGGCATCGAGCCCAGCCCTGACAAGATGCTGCAG GGTCGCCTGTTCTCTTACCCAGACACCCATCGCCACCGGCTGGGCGCAAACTACTTGCAGCTGCCAGTCAACTGCCCCTTCCGTGCCCGGGTGGCCAATTACCAGAGGGATGGGCCCATGTGCATGTTTGACAACCAAG GTGGTGCCCCTAACTATTACCCCAACAGCTTCAGTGCCCCAGATGCCCAGCCACGCTTCCTTGAGTCTAAGTTCAAGGTGTCCCCTGATGTAGGGCGCTACAACAGTGCCGATGAGGACAACGTGACTCAG GTCCGTAACTTCTACACCCAAGTGCTAAATGAGGACGAGCGCCAGCGCCTCTGCCAGAACATGGCAGGACATTTGAAGGGAGCTCAGCTTTTCATCCAGAAGCGGACG GTGCAGAACCTGATGGCCGTCCACCCAGATTACGGGAATCGAGTCCAGACTCTGCTGGACAAACACAACGCTGAGGCCAAAAAG
- the syt12 gene encoding synaptotagmin-12 isoform X2 yields MSSAQGRDISDYHFSVVRNPPGWEVGLYVAGFLTLLMLVAFNLWKLWKSGTFPAPSPFPNYDHRYLQEKYGTSYSEVRQKRVAASNHRRASTSRKPSLQLGDTPDGLRELGPLELMSRELDPAGTGPLSRSLSADSLSSVSSVAHNFGHDFTVGQLEVTLEYEARTGTLFLSLLQGKDLLEKEEEDFPSCFIRVTLLPDELSVGISRVQRNAFTVVFDERFSVPLDPASLEDKSLCFEAFGVDADERNISTGVAELKLSDLDLSLRPFNAWLYLQDVNKAVDAVGEILLSLSYLPTAERLTVVIAKAKNLVWTNGKTTADPFVKVYLLQDGRKISKKKTSMKRDDTNPIFNEAMIFSVPAIVLQDLSLRVTVAEYTDDGRGENVGHVIIGPEASGMGITHWNQMLATLRKPVSMWHPLRQT; encoded by the exons ATGTCCTCAGCGCAAGGCAGGGATATATCTGACTACCATTTCAGCG TGGTTCGCAACCCGCCTGGCTGGGAGGTGGGGCTCTATGTGGCCGGTTTCCTGACGTTGCTGATGTTGGTGGCTTTCAACCTATGGAAGCTGTGGAAATCCGGAACCTTCCCCGCTCCATCCCCCTTCCCCAACTACGACCACCGCTACCTGCAGGAGAAGTATGGCACTTCTTACTCAGAAGTGAGACAAAAG AGAGTCGCAGCCTCCAACCACAGGAGGGCATCGACAAGCCGCAAGCCCAGCCTTCAGCTCGGGGACACCCCCGACGGGCTGCGTGAGCTAGGGCCTCTCGAGCTCATGAGCAGGGAGTTGGACCCAGCTGGAACCGGGCCGCTCAGCCGCTCCCTCTCTGCCGACTCCCTGAGTTCCGTCTCTTCCGTCGCTCACAATTTCGGCCACGACTTCACGGTGGGCCAGCTGGAGGTGACGCTGGAGTACGAGGCACGGACGGGGACGCTCTTCCTCTCCCTGCTGCAAGGGAAGGACCTTCTTgagaaggaggaggaagacTTTCCCTCCTGCTTCATCCGCGTCACACTGCTGCCTGACGAGCTGAGCGTGGGCATCTCCAGG GTCCAGAGGAACGCGTTCACCGTGGTGTTTGACGAGCGATTCTCCGTCCCACTGGACCCAGCTTCTCTCGAAGACAAAAGCTTGTGCTTCGAGGCTTTTGGCGTGGACGCAGATGAGAGGAACATCAGCACCGGGGTAGCAGAGCTGAAGCTGTCAGACCTGGACCTCTCACTTAGGCCTTTCAATGCCTGGCTGTACCTTCAGGATGTAAACAAG GCTGTAGATGCAGTTGGGGAGATCCTACTTTCTCTGAGCTACCTGCCTACAGCAGAGCGCCTCACTGTCGTTATAGCAAAAGCCAAGAACTTGGTGTGGACCAATGGAAAAACCACAGCAG ATCCATTCGTCAAGGTGTACCTACTCCAGGACGGACGAAAGATAAGCAAGAAAAAGACTTCCATGAAGAGGGATGACACCAATCCCATCTTCAATGAGGCCATGATCTTCTCTGTGCCGGCCATTGTGCTGCAA GACCTCTCCTTGAGAGTGACGGTCGCCGAGTACACCGATGACGGCCGGGGGGAGAATGTGGGTCATGTGATCATCGGCCCAGAGGCCAGCGGCATGGGCATCACACACTGGAATCAGATGCTGGCCACGCTGAGGAAACCAGTATCGATGTGGCATCCACTGCGGCAGACCTAG
- the syt12 gene encoding synaptotagmin-12 isoform X1: MSSAQGRDISDYHFSVVRNPPGWEVGLYVAGFLTLLMLVAFNLWKLWKSGTFPAPSPFPNYDHRYLQEKYGTSYSEVRQKQRVAASNHRRASTSRKPSLQLGDTPDGLRELGPLELMSRELDPAGTGPLSRSLSADSLSSVSSVAHNFGHDFTVGQLEVTLEYEARTGTLFLSLLQGKDLLEKEEEDFPSCFIRVTLLPDELSVGISRVQRNAFTVVFDERFSVPLDPASLEDKSLCFEAFGVDADERNISTGVAELKLSDLDLSLRPFNAWLYLQDVNKAVDAVGEILLSLSYLPTAERLTVVIAKAKNLVWTNGKTTADPFVKVYLLQDGRKISKKKTSMKRDDTNPIFNEAMIFSVPAIVLQDLSLRVTVAEYTDDGRGENVGHVIIGPEASGMGITHWNQMLATLRKPVSMWHPLRQT; the protein is encoded by the exons ATGTCCTCAGCGCAAGGCAGGGATATATCTGACTACCATTTCAGCG TGGTTCGCAACCCGCCTGGCTGGGAGGTGGGGCTCTATGTGGCCGGTTTCCTGACGTTGCTGATGTTGGTGGCTTTCAACCTATGGAAGCTGTGGAAATCCGGAACCTTCCCCGCTCCATCCCCCTTCCCCAACTACGACCACCGCTACCTGCAGGAGAAGTATGGCACTTCTTACTCAGAAGTGAGACAAAAG CAGAGAGTCGCAGCCTCCAACCACAGGAGGGCATCGACAAGCCGCAAGCCCAGCCTTCAGCTCGGGGACACCCCCGACGGGCTGCGTGAGCTAGGGCCTCTCGAGCTCATGAGCAGGGAGTTGGACCCAGCTGGAACCGGGCCGCTCAGCCGCTCCCTCTCTGCCGACTCCCTGAGTTCCGTCTCTTCCGTCGCTCACAATTTCGGCCACGACTTCACGGTGGGCCAGCTGGAGGTGACGCTGGAGTACGAGGCACGGACGGGGACGCTCTTCCTCTCCCTGCTGCAAGGGAAGGACCTTCTTgagaaggaggaggaagacTTTCCCTCCTGCTTCATCCGCGTCACACTGCTGCCTGACGAGCTGAGCGTGGGCATCTCCAGG GTCCAGAGGAACGCGTTCACCGTGGTGTTTGACGAGCGATTCTCCGTCCCACTGGACCCAGCTTCTCTCGAAGACAAAAGCTTGTGCTTCGAGGCTTTTGGCGTGGACGCAGATGAGAGGAACATCAGCACCGGGGTAGCAGAGCTGAAGCTGTCAGACCTGGACCTCTCACTTAGGCCTTTCAATGCCTGGCTGTACCTTCAGGATGTAAACAAG GCTGTAGATGCAGTTGGGGAGATCCTACTTTCTCTGAGCTACCTGCCTACAGCAGAGCGCCTCACTGTCGTTATAGCAAAAGCCAAGAACTTGGTGTGGACCAATGGAAAAACCACAGCAG ATCCATTCGTCAAGGTGTACCTACTCCAGGACGGACGAAAGATAAGCAAGAAAAAGACTTCCATGAAGAGGGATGACACCAATCCCATCTTCAATGAGGCCATGATCTTCTCTGTGCCGGCCATTGTGCTGCAA GACCTCTCCTTGAGAGTGACGGTCGCCGAGTACACCGATGACGGCCGGGGGGAGAATGTGGGTCATGTGATCATCGGCCCAGAGGCCAGCGGCATGGGCATCACACACTGGAATCAGATGCTGGCCACGCTGAGGAAACCAGTATCGATGTGGCATCCACTGCGGCAGACCTAG